TCCTCGGCGGCGTGCTGCTCCTCGTCCTCATGGGCTTCGTCCTCTGGTTCGCCGACCCGGTCCGCCACGACATGCACAGCCTCCCCGGGATCATCGCGGGCGCCGCCGGCTTCCTCCTCACCGCCTTCGCCGGCGTCCGCGCCCGCGTCTACGCGGACCGGGCGACCGCCGTCGCCCTCGGCCTCGGCGCCCTGCCGCTGCTCCTCATCGCCGGCTCCGGCATCATCGCCCCCGACGCCGGCCAGGGCCCCGGCCGCCTGCAGTTCCTGCTCGGCTGCGTCACCGTCCTCGTCGCCTCCGTGGCCCTCGTCGCGCTCACCCCCAGCGGCGACGCCCCCTTCGTCGCCGCCACCTTCCTCGCCGGCGTCGGCACCCTCGCCACCTTCCTGATGATCCTCACGGAGGCCACCGCCACCGAGGCCGCCGCGGCCTGCGCGCCCGTCGCCATCGGCGCCGTCGCCTTCCTGCCCGGCCTCTCCGCCCGCTTCGCCCGGCTCCCCATCGGCTACGCCGCCCCGCGCAGCGCCGCAGAGGACGACTTCTCCGCCGACCCGCAGCAGCCCGGCGAGGAGGCGCAGCCCGTCGACGGCGAGCGCATCGCGCTCCAGGCCCGCCGCGGGCACGAGATGCTCCTCGGCCTGGTCGGCGGCTGCGCTGCCGTCGTCGTCGGCTCCGCCGCCGTCCTCGGCTTCGCCGGGAACGTCTGGGGCCAGCTCCTCGCCCTCGCCGCCGGCCTCGCGATGCTGCTGCGCGCCCGCCTCTTCCGGTACACCTCGCAGGTCGCCTGCGTCCTCGTCGCCGGCATCGCCGCCATCGCGCTGCTCGTCCTCGGCCTCTCCCTCAACCCGCCGGCCGACCTGGTCAAGGACCTCCTCATGTACGGGGACCGGGGCGGCCTCGACATCCGGACGATCTGGCTCACCGCCGCCGTCGCCGCCGGCGCAGCGCTGGTCACCGCGATCGGCCTGATCATCCCGAGGAAGGGCCTCTCGCCGTTCTGGGGCCGGCTCCTCGACCTGGCCGAGGGCTTCGTCCTGCTCTCCCTCGTCCCGCTCGCCCTCGCGGTCCTCGACGTCTTCACCCGGGTCCGCTCCCTCACCAGCAAGTAGCACCGGCAAGCGGAAAAGGGGCCCGGGGGCGCTCCGGCAAGCTGGTACGCTGTGTAACGGCCGTTTGTGTACGCGCTCCCGGAAAGCCCCCGAGACCACTCGGAAGCCTCTGGAAGCTGCGCCCATCGGACCTTCGCCCGTCGAGTCACGGAAGCTTCCCCTGAGAACTGGACCAGGGGCACTCGCGGGCGCACGAACACCAAAGAGGAGATCCGCGTGGCTCTCGACGCCGCTGTCAAGAAGCAGATCATGGCCGAGTTCGGCACCAAGGAGGGCGACACCGGCTCCCCCGAGGTCCAGGTCGCGATGCTGTCCCGTCGCATCTCGGACCTGACCGAGCACCTCAAGCAGCACAAGCACGACCACCACTCCCGTCGTGGTCTGCTGATCCTGGTCGGCCAGCGCCGCCGCCTGCTGCAGTACCTGGCGAAGAAGGACATCCAGCGCTTCCGTACGCTGGTCGACCGCCTCGGCATCCGCCGCGGTGCGGCCGGCGGCGCCAAGTAAGACGCCATGAAGGGAGCGGTTCCCACTTTCAGGGGGCCGCTCCCTTTGCTGTACGTGCACAAAGTGCGCATCGGCACTTAGTCTGGTCGCACAACCCCATACGACGAGCGCGCAGCCGCCGGCCAGCCGCCGGTCCTCGGTAGTGGCCCCCGGAAACGAAGACCCGGGTGCTTCGATCGAAGACCGGCCCGCACCCTAGGCGAGCTCTCCGCCCCGTCGCACACCGTCCCCGGCCACACGGGCCGAAGGACGCAAAGACGAACACGTAGGAGAAACCCATAGTGGAGAACGAGACCCACTACGCCGAGGCCGTCATCGACAACGGCGCCTTCGGTACCCGCACCATCCGCTTCGAGACCGGCCGTCTCGCCAAGCAGGCCGCCGGCTCCGCCGTCGCCTACCTGGACGACGACACGATGGTCCTCTCCGCGACCACCGCCTCGAAGCGCCCCAAGGACCAGCTCGACTTCTTCCCCCTGACGGTGGACGTCGAGGAGCGGATGTACGCGGCCGGCAAGATCCCCGGCTCCTTCTTCCGCCGTGAGGGCCGCCCCTCCGAGGACGCCGTCCTCACCTGTCGTCTGATCGACCGCCCGCTGCGCCCCTCCTTCAAGAAGGGCCTGCGCAACGAGATCCAGATCGTCGAGACGATCATGGCGCTCAACCCCGACCACCTGTACGACGTGGTCGCGATCAACGCCGCCTCCTGCTCCACGCAGCTCGCCGGCCTGCCCTTCTCCGGCCCGATCGGCGGCACCCGTGTCGCCCTGATCAAGGGCCAGTGGGTCGCGTTCCCGACGCACACCGAGCTCGAGGACGCCGTCTTCGACATGGTCGTCGCCGGTCGCGTCCTGGAGGACGGCGACGTCGCGATCATGATGGTCGAGGCCGAGGCCACCGAGAAGACCATCCAGCTGGTCAAGGGCGGCGCCGAGGCGCCGACCGAGGAGGTCGTCGCCGCCGGTCTCGAGGCCGCGAAGCCCTTCATCAAGGTCCTCTGCAAGGCCCAGTCGGACCTCGCCGCCAAGGCCGCCAAGCCCACCGGCGAGTTCCCGGTCTACCTCGACTACCAGGACGACGTCCTGGAGGCGCTCTCCGCCGCCGTCAAGGACGAGCTCGCCCAGGCGCTCACCATCGCCGGCAAGCAGGAGCGCGAGACCGAGCTCGACCGCATCAAGGACCTCGCCGCCGAGAAGCTCCTCCCGGCCTTCGAGGGCCGCGAGAAGGAGATCGCGGGCGCCTACCGCGCGCTGACCAAGAAGCTGGTCCGCGAGCGCATCATCAAGGACAAGGTCCGCATCGACGGCCGCGGCATCACGGACATCCGTACGCTCGCCGCCGAGGTCGAGGCCATCCCGCGCGTGCACGGCTCGGCGCTGTTCGAGCGTGGCGAGACCCAGATCCTGGGCGTCACCACCCTCAACATGCTCCGCATGGAGCAGCAGCTGGACACCCTCTCCCCGGTGACCCGCAAGCGCTACATGCACAACTACAACTTCCCGCCGTACTCCGTCGGCGAGACCGGCCGCGTGGGCTCGCCCAAGCGCCGCGAGATCGGCCACGGCGCCCTCGCCGAGCGCGCCCTCGTCCCGGTCCTCCCGACCCGCGAGGAGTTCCCCTACGCGATCCGCCAGGTGTCCGAGGCCCTCGGCTCCAACGGTTCGACGTCCATGGGCTCGGTCTGCGCCTCCACCATGTCGCTGCTGAACGCCGGTGTGCCGCTGAAGGCCCCCGTCGCCGGCATCGCCATGGGTCTGATCTCCGAGGAGATCGACGGCCAGACGCACTACGTCGCCCTCACCGACATCCTCGGTGCGGAGGACGCCTTCGGCGACATGGACTTCAAGGTCGCCGGTACGAAGGAGTTCGTCACCGCCCTCCAGCTCGACACCAAGCTGGACGGCATCCCGGCCTCCGTCCTGGCCGCGGCCCTCAAGCAGGCCCGCGACGCCCGCCTCCACATCCTCGACGTGATGATGGAAGCGATCGACACGCCGGACGAGATGTCCCCGAACGCCCCGCGGATCATCACCGTCAAGATCCCCGTGGACAAGATCGGTGAGGTCATCGGCCCCAAGGGCAAGATGATCAACCAGATCCAGGAGGACACCGGCGCCGAGATCACGATCGAGGACGACGGCACCATCTACATCGGTGCCG
The DNA window shown above is from Streptomyces vietnamensis and carries:
- the eccD gene encoding type VII secretion integral membrane protein EccD, with the translated sequence MSTTATTGFCRVTVVAPDSRIDVALPEDIAVADVYPEILRLTGQTQAAGTPTGYHLVRRDGSVLDGARTLAAQQVLDGEVLSLRPFAQSLPPAVYDDVSDAVASAVTRDRHLWSDELLRGAGLLGGVLLLVLMGFVLWFADPVRHDMHSLPGIIAGAAGFLLTAFAGVRARVYADRATAVALGLGALPLLLIAGSGIIAPDAGQGPGRLQFLLGCVTVLVASVALVALTPSGDAPFVAATFLAGVGTLATFLMILTEATATEAAAACAPVAIGAVAFLPGLSARFARLPIGYAAPRSAAEDDFSADPQQPGEEAQPVDGERIALQARRGHEMLLGLVGGCAAVVVGSAAVLGFAGNVWGQLLALAAGLAMLLRARLFRYTSQVACVLVAGIAAIALLVLGLSLNPPADLVKDLLMYGDRGGLDIRTIWLTAAVAAGAALVTAIGLIIPRKGLSPFWGRLLDLAEGFVLLSLVPLALAVLDVFTRVRSLTSK
- the rpsO gene encoding 30S ribosomal protein S15; this encodes MALDAAVKKQIMAEFGTKEGDTGSPEVQVAMLSRRISDLTEHLKQHKHDHHSRRGLLILVGQRRRLLQYLAKKDIQRFRTLVDRLGIRRGAAGGAK
- a CDS encoding polyribonucleotide nucleotidyltransferase, producing the protein MENETHYAEAVIDNGAFGTRTIRFETGRLAKQAAGSAVAYLDDDTMVLSATTASKRPKDQLDFFPLTVDVEERMYAAGKIPGSFFRREGRPSEDAVLTCRLIDRPLRPSFKKGLRNEIQIVETIMALNPDHLYDVVAINAASCSTQLAGLPFSGPIGGTRVALIKGQWVAFPTHTELEDAVFDMVVAGRVLEDGDVAIMMVEAEATEKTIQLVKGGAEAPTEEVVAAGLEAAKPFIKVLCKAQSDLAAKAAKPTGEFPVYLDYQDDVLEALSAAVKDELAQALTIAGKQERETELDRIKDLAAEKLLPAFEGREKEIAGAYRALTKKLVRERIIKDKVRIDGRGITDIRTLAAEVEAIPRVHGSALFERGETQILGVTTLNMLRMEQQLDTLSPVTRKRYMHNYNFPPYSVGETGRVGSPKRREIGHGALAERALVPVLPTREEFPYAIRQVSEALGSNGSTSMGSVCASTMSLLNAGVPLKAPVAGIAMGLISEEIDGQTHYVALTDILGAEDAFGDMDFKVAGTKEFVTALQLDTKLDGIPASVLAAALKQARDARLHILDVMMEAIDTPDEMSPNAPRIITVKIPVDKIGEVIGPKGKMINQIQEDTGAEITIEDDGTIYIGAADGPAAEAARATINGIANPTMPEVGERYLGTVVKTTTFGAFVSLLPGKDGLLHISQIRKLAGGKRVENVEDVLAIGSKVQVEIAEIDQRGKLSLIPVIADEDGAEGDKDDAAK